In the Molothrus aeneus isolate 106 chromosome 28, BPBGC_Maene_1.0, whole genome shotgun sequence genome, one interval contains:
- the AGPAT1 gene encoding 1-acyl-sn-glycerol-3-phosphate acyltransferase alpha: MDLLLLQGLLLLPLAALLLYRCSPHFQFLCKVAFFNCWIVALATLLSPLAAFRGRSVENMRLLRAALLPLKRFYGIRMRVRGSERLQLPGPFVIVCNHQASLDLMGMVEVIPERCVPIAKRELLYLGTVGWACWLSGIIFIERQRRDAAIEVISRTASTMRRENLRVWVFPEGTRNLGKSMLPFKRGAFHLAVQAQVPIVPIVISPYRDFFSPEEKRFTSGTCTIQVLPRVETCGLSPKDVPKLTESVRQAMAEALAEMSMSDHRDQGMEQPLLGPGEDRDSPQGQGDTARSSK, from the exons atggacctgctgctgctccaggggctgctgctcctgcccctggcagcgctgctgcTCTACAGGTGCAGCCCCCACTTCCAGTTCCTCTGCAAGGTGGCCTTCTTCAACTGCTGGATCGTGGCCTTGgccaccctgctgtcccccctgGCTGCCTTCCGGGGACGCTCCGTGGAGAACATGAG GCTCCTACGGGCGGCGCTCCTGCCCCTCAAGCGCTTCTACGGCATCAGGATGCGGGTGAGGGGCTCGGAGCGGCTGCAGCTGCCGGGGCCCTTCGTGATCGTCTGCAACCACCAGGCTTCCCTGGACCTCATGG GAATGGTGGAGGTGATTCCTGAGCGCTGCGTGCCCATCGCCAAGCGGGAGCTGCTGTACCTGGGCACggtgggctgggcctgctggctCAGTGGCATCATCTTCATCGAGCGCCAGCGCAGGGACGCGGCCATCGAGGTCATCTCCCGCACTGCCAGCACCATGAGGAGAGAGAAC ctCCGTGTGTGGGTTTTCCCTGAAGGCACCAGGAACCTGGGCAAGTCCATGCTGCCCTTCAAGCGTGGTGCTTTCCACCTGGCCGTGCAGGCCCAG GTTCCCATTGTCCCCATCGTGATCTCCCCGTACAGGGACTTCttcagccctgaggagaagagATTCACCTCTG ggaCCTGCACCATCCAAGTCCTCCCCAGGGTGGAAACGTGTGGCCTGAGCCCAAAGGATGTCCCCAAACTGACCGAGAGTGTCCGCCAGGCCATGGCCGAGGCCCTGGCCGAGATGTCCATGAGTGATCACAGGGACCAGGGCatggagcagcctctgctggggccaggggaggacagggacagcccccagggccagggggacacagccaggagcagcaaatAG